The following are from one region of the Rattus rattus isolate New Zealand chromosome 13, Rrattus_CSIRO_v1, whole genome shotgun sequence genome:
- the LOC116914714 gene encoding beta-defensin 4, with protein sequence MRIHYLLFSFLLVLLSPLSAFTQSVNNPITCLTKGGMCWGPCTGGFRQIGTCGLPRVRCCKKK encoded by the exons ATGAGGATCCATTaccttctcttctcatttctcctgGTGCTGCTGTCGCCACTTTCAG cctttactcAAAGCGTCAACAATCCAATCACATGCCTGACCAAAGGAGGCATGTGCTGGGGTCCATGCACTGGCGGTTTTCGACAGATTGGCACTTGTGGACTGCCTAGAGTGAGATGCTGCAAGAAAAAGTAG